From the Streptomyces pluripotens genome, one window contains:
- the mshC gene encoding cysteine--1-D-myo-inosityl 2-amino-2-deoxy-alpha-D-glucopyranoside ligase, translating into MHAWPASEVPALPGQGRDLRIHDTATGGLVTLDPGPVARIYVCGITPYDATHIGHAATYNAFDLVQRVWLDTKRQVHYVQNVTDVDDPLLERAERDGVDWVALAEKETSLFREDMTALRMLPPRHYIGAVEAIPGIVPLVERLCELGAAYELEGDVYFSVESDPDFGKVSNLDAAAMRLLSAERGGDPDRPGKKNPLDPMLWMAAREGEPSWDGGSLGRGRPGWHIECVAIALDHLGMGFDVQGGGSDLAFPHHEMGASHAQVLTGEFPMAKAYVHAGMVALNGEKMSKSKGNLVFVSRLRRDGVDPAAIRLALLAHHYRVDWEWTDQVLGDAVARLGRWRASVSRPDGPSADVLVEEIREALANDLDAPAALAAVDRWAARQEQQGGTDVGAPGVVSRAVDALLGVAL; encoded by the coding sequence ATGCATGCCTGGCCCGCTTCCGAGGTCCCCGCCCTGCCTGGTCAGGGCCGCGACCTGAGGATCCACGACACCGCGACCGGCGGTCTGGTCACCCTCGACCCCGGTCCCGTCGCCCGTATCTACGTCTGCGGCATCACGCCGTACGACGCGACCCACATCGGTCACGCGGCGACCTACAACGCGTTTGACCTCGTTCAGCGCGTGTGGCTCGACACCAAGCGGCAGGTCCACTACGTCCAGAACGTCACCGACGTCGACGATCCGCTGCTGGAGCGCGCGGAGCGGGACGGCGTCGACTGGGTCGCTCTCGCCGAGAAGGAGACCAGCCTTTTCCGTGAGGACATGACCGCACTGCGGATGCTCCCGCCGCGACACTACATAGGTGCCGTCGAGGCGATACCCGGCATCGTCCCGCTCGTGGAGCGGCTGTGCGAGCTCGGCGCGGCCTACGAACTGGAGGGCGACGTCTACTTCTCCGTCGAGTCCGACCCGGACTTCGGCAAGGTCTCGAACCTGGACGCGGCCGCGATGCGCCTGCTGTCCGCCGAGCGTGGTGGCGACCCTGACCGGCCGGGGAAGAAGAATCCCCTGGACCCCATGCTGTGGATGGCGGCCCGCGAGGGCGAGCCCAGCTGGGACGGCGGCTCCCTCGGCCGAGGCCGGCCCGGCTGGCACATCGAGTGCGTGGCGATCGCCCTCGACCACCTCGGCATGGGCTTCGACGTTCAGGGCGGCGGATCTGACCTTGCTTTTCCGCACCATGAGATGGGCGCTTCGCACGCCCAGGTGCTCACCGGCGAGTTCCCCATGGCCAAGGCCTACGTCCATGCCGGCATGGTCGCCCTGAACGGCGAGAAGATGTCCAAGTCCAAGGGCAATCTCGTCTTCGTCTCCCGGCTGCGCCGCGACGGCGTGGACCCCGCCGCGATCCGCCTCGCGCTGCTTGCCCACCACTACCGCGTTGACTGGGAGTGGACCGACCAGGTCCTCGGGGACGCCGTCGCCCGCCTCGGCCGCTGGCGCGCATCCGTCTCCCGGCCCGACGGTCCGTCCGCCGACGTGCTCGTGGAGGAGATCCGCGAGGCGTTGGCGAACGACCTGGACGCGCCCGCCGCGCTCGCCGCCGTCGACCGCTGGGCAGCCCGGCAGGAGCAGCAGGGCGGCACCGACGTCGGCGCCCCAGGCGTGGTCAGCCGGGCCGTGGACGCCCTGCTGGGCGTGGCGCTTTAG
- a CDS encoding FadR/GntR family transcriptional regulator, producing the protein MAVTDEAIEKIKAMIVSGALGPGDRLPKESELAAGLGLSRNSLREAVRALSLMRILDVRQGDGTYVTSLDPQLLLEAMSFVVGFHRDDTVLEFLAVRRILEPAATVLAASRMSEQQLDALSAGLDALGSEPSAEELAAADLEFHRGIARASGNSVLCSLLDGLSGPTARARIWRELAQEDAVGRALQEHRAILGALRDRDAEAARSWATVHIAGVERRLRGSL; encoded by the coding sequence ATGGCAGTCACCGACGAGGCGATCGAGAAGATCAAGGCCATGATCGTCTCCGGTGCGCTGGGCCCCGGCGACCGACTACCGAAGGAGAGCGAACTCGCCGCCGGGCTGGGATTGTCGCGCAACTCCCTACGGGAGGCCGTACGGGCGCTGTCGCTGATGCGGATCCTGGATGTGCGCCAGGGCGACGGCACGTACGTCACCAGCCTCGATCCGCAACTTCTGCTGGAGGCAATGAGTTTCGTCGTGGGCTTCCACCGCGACGACACGGTGCTGGAGTTCCTGGCGGTGCGGCGCATCCTGGAGCCGGCTGCGACCGTGCTGGCCGCCTCCCGGATGAGCGAGCAGCAACTGGACGCTCTGTCAGCCGGGTTGGACGCACTGGGGTCCGAGCCCTCGGCGGAGGAACTGGCCGCCGCCGACCTGGAGTTCCACCGGGGCATCGCTCGCGCTTCCGGGAACTCGGTGCTGTGCTCGCTGCTGGACGGTCTGTCCGGCCCCACCGCCCGAGCCCGGATCTGGCGCGAGCTGGCGCAGGAGGACGCGGTCGGCCGCGCCCTGCAGGAACACCGGGCGATCCTGGGCGCGCTGCGCGACCGGGACGCCGAGGCGGCACGGTCCTGGGCGACCGTGCACATCGCGGGCGTGGAGCGGCGGCTGCGCGGCAGCCTGTGA
- a CDS encoding glycerol-3-phosphate dehydrogenase/oxidase codes for MTSQSTLQSVPALGTHPASGSHPSRAETREQLSKASYDLLVIGGGILGISTAWHAAQSGLRVALVDAGDFAGATSSASSKLLHGGLRYLQTGAVKLVAENHFERRAVSRQVAPHLANPLTFYLPVYKGGPHGAAKLGAGVFAYSALSAFGDGVGHLLSPAKAAQDVPELRTENLKAVAVYGDDQMNDARMALMTVRAAVEAGATVLNHAEVTGLRFTKGRVTGADLKDRVSGEEFGVSARLVLNATGPWVDHLRRMEDPGAAPSIRLSKGAHLVLKRTSHWKAALATPIDKYRITFALPWEDMLLLGTTDEEYEGDPADVAVNDKDIAQILDEAAFSVRDQQLSRDLITYAFAGLRVLPGGPGDTAKAKRETVVTEGKGGMLSVAGGKWTTFRHIGRTVMKKLEELPGHPLGDDFEPISSLPKKLPLPGVANPRAVAHRLLVDHPAPGPRMAADTARHLATHYGSLAFDIARLANENPELAERVHPDAPEIWAQVVWARDQEWAETADDVLRRRTTLTIRGLATDEVRAKVQDLLDKE; via the coding sequence ATGACCAGTCAGTCCACCCTGCAGTCCGTACCTGCCCTGGGGACGCACCCGGCCTCCGGCTCGCACCCGAGCCGGGCCGAGACCAGGGAGCAACTCTCCAAGGCGTCGTACGACCTTCTTGTGATCGGCGGCGGCATCCTGGGCATCTCCACCGCCTGGCACGCCGCACAGTCCGGGCTCAGGGTGGCGCTGGTCGACGCCGGCGACTTCGCCGGAGCCACATCCTCCGCCTCCTCCAAGCTCCTCCACGGCGGTCTGCGCTACCTGCAGACCGGTGCGGTGAAGCTGGTGGCGGAGAACCACTTCGAGCGCCGTGCGGTCTCCCGCCAGGTGGCCCCCCACCTGGCGAACCCGCTGACCTTCTACCTCCCCGTGTACAAGGGCGGGCCGCACGGCGCGGCGAAGCTCGGTGCGGGCGTCTTCGCCTACTCCGCGCTCTCCGCCTTCGGTGACGGCGTGGGTCACCTGCTCTCCCCCGCCAAGGCGGCGCAGGACGTGCCGGAGCTGCGGACCGAGAACCTGAAGGCCGTGGCCGTGTACGGCGACGACCAGATGAACGACGCGCGTATGGCGCTGATGACGGTCCGCGCCGCCGTCGAGGCGGGCGCGACGGTCCTCAACCACGCCGAGGTCACCGGGCTGCGCTTCACCAAGGGCCGGGTCACCGGTGCCGACCTGAAGGACCGGGTGTCGGGCGAGGAGTTCGGCGTCAGCGCACGTCTGGTGCTGAACGCGACCGGCCCCTGGGTCGACCACCTGCGCCGGATGGAGGACCCGGGCGCGGCACCGTCCATCCGTCTGTCCAAGGGCGCGCACCTGGTGCTGAAGCGCACCTCCCACTGGAAGGCCGCCCTCGCGACCCCGATCGACAAGTACCGCATCACCTTCGCCCTCCCCTGGGAGGACATGCTGCTGCTCGGCACCACCGACGAGGAGTACGAGGGCGACCCGGCGGACGTGGCGGTCAACGACAAGGACATAGCCCAGATCCTGGACGAGGCGGCATTCTCCGTCCGGGACCAGCAGCTGTCCCGCGATCTGATCACCTACGCCTTCGCTGGCCTGCGCGTGCTGCCGGGCGGCCCCGGCGACACCGCCAAGGCCAAGCGCGAAACCGTGGTCACCGAAGGCAAGGGCGGCATGCTGTCCGTCGCGGGCGGCAAGTGGACCACCTTCCGGCACATCGGCCGTACGGTGATGAAGAAGCTGGAGGAATTGCCGGGCCACCCGCTCGGCGACGACTTCGAGCCGATCTCGTCCCTGCCGAAGAAGCTGCCGCTGCCGGGTGTCGCCAACCCGCGCGCGGTCGCCCACCGCCTGCTGGTGGACCACCCGGCCCCCGGCCCCCGCATGGCCGCCGACACCGCCAGGCACCTGGCGACCCACTACGGCTCCCTGGCCTTCGACATCGCCCGCTTGGCGAACGAGAACCCGGAGCTGGCCGAGCGCGTCCACCCCGACGCCCCGGAGATCTGGGCGCAGGTCGTCTGGGCCCGTGACCAGGAGTGGGCCGAGACGGCGGACGACGTGTTGCGCCGACGTACGACGCTGACCATCCGGGGTCTGGCCACGGACGAGGTCCGGGCGAAGGTCCAGGACCTGCTCGACAAGGAGTAG
- a CDS encoding SCO1664 family protein: protein MSAPERIPPRSVTAGPSPVELLARGELTVRGRIREASNAALFCTVVHGGQEARCVYKPVAGERPLWDFPDGTLAGREVAAYEVSEATGWGLVPPTVLRDGPYGEGMCQLWIDVGGETELLALVDREEAEPGWKAVGLAEVGEDSTALLVHADDERLRRLAVLDAVINNADRKGGHLLPTADGRLYGIDHGVTFNVDDKLRTLLWGWAGEPLTAEAVGVLKGLRAALGGRLGERLTGLVTTAEIDATRARVDVLLASGRHPEPAGKWPAIPWPPV, encoded by the coding sequence ATGTCCGCGCCAGAACGGATACCGCCGAGGAGCGTGACAGCCGGCCCCAGCCCTGTCGAACTGCTCGCGCGGGGTGAGCTGACCGTGCGCGGCCGGATCCGCGAGGCGTCCAACGCGGCCCTGTTCTGCACGGTCGTCCACGGCGGCCAGGAGGCGCGCTGTGTGTACAAGCCGGTGGCCGGCGAGCGCCCGCTGTGGGACTTCCCCGACGGCACCCTCGCCGGCCGCGAGGTGGCTGCCTACGAGGTCTCTGAGGCCACCGGATGGGGACTCGTCCCACCAACCGTGCTGCGCGACGGCCCGTACGGCGAGGGCATGTGCCAGCTCTGGATCGACGTCGGCGGCGAGACGGAGCTGCTCGCGCTGGTCGACCGCGAGGAAGCGGAGCCCGGCTGGAAGGCCGTCGGACTCGCCGAGGTCGGCGAGGACAGTACGGCGTTGCTGGTGCACGCCGACGACGAGCGGCTGCGCCGCCTCGCCGTCCTGGACGCCGTCATCAACAACGCCGATCGCAAGGGTGGTCACCTGCTGCCCACTGCCGACGGCCGGCTCTACGGCATCGACCACGGTGTCACCTTCAACGTCGACGACAAGCTGCGCACACTGTTGTGGGGGTGGGCCGGGGAACCGCTCACCGCGGAGGCCGTCGGCGTGCTCAAGGGGCTGCGGGCCGCCCTGGGCGGAAGACTCGGCGAGCGCCTGACCGGACTCGTCACAACGGCCGAGATCGATGCCACGCGCGCTCGCGTCGACGTATTGCTCGCCTCCGGCCGTCACCCGGAACCCGCCGGAAAATGGCCGGCGATTCCCTGGCCGCCCGTCTGA
- a CDS encoding PAC2 family protein — protein MIELEGVPELIDPVMVAAFEGWNDAGDAASTVVAHLEREWKGEVFAALDAEDYYDFQVNRPTVFMDGGVRKITWPTTRLSVVRVGGEKPRDLVLVRGIEPSMRWRSFCNELLGFAHELGVELVVILGALLGDTPHTRPVPVSGVTSDPDLARRMDLEETKYEGPTGIVGVLQEACTHAGVPAVSLWAAVPHYVSQPPNPKATLALLNRLEDLLDLRVPQGELPEDARAWQVGVDQLAAEDSEVAEYVQTLEEARDTAELPEASGEAIAREFERYLRRRDVSPPGGHATADGGDGGSYLRDGQSGRTRPPKPPRPGAAEGDDGDGDTSED, from the coding sequence GTGATCGAGCTGGAGGGGGTTCCCGAGCTGATCGACCCAGTCATGGTGGCCGCGTTCGAGGGCTGGAACGATGCCGGTGACGCCGCCTCCACGGTGGTGGCACATCTGGAACGCGAGTGGAAGGGCGAGGTGTTCGCGGCGCTCGACGCCGAGGACTACTACGACTTCCAGGTGAACCGGCCCACGGTGTTCATGGACGGCGGCGTGCGCAAGATCACCTGGCCGACGACCCGGCTGTCAGTGGTCCGCGTCGGCGGCGAGAAGCCGCGCGACCTGGTGCTGGTGCGCGGGATCGAGCCATCCATGCGCTGGCGCTCGTTCTGCAACGAACTGCTGGGTTTCGCACACGAGTTGGGCGTGGAGCTGGTAGTCATCCTGGGCGCCCTGCTCGGTGACACCCCGCACACGCGTCCGGTGCCGGTCAGCGGAGTCACGTCCGACCCGGACCTGGCCCGCCGGATGGACCTGGAGGAGACCAAGTACGAGGGCCCCACGGGCATCGTCGGCGTGTTGCAGGAGGCGTGCACACACGCCGGTGTCCCGGCGGTGTCGCTGTGGGCAGCCGTGCCTCACTACGTCTCGCAGCCGCCCAACCCCAAGGCCACACTGGCCCTGCTGAACCGGCTGGAGGACCTGCTCGACCTGCGGGTACCGCAGGGCGAGCTGCCCGAGGACGCGCGTGCCTGGCAGGTGGGCGTGGACCAGTTGGCCGCCGAGGACAGCGAGGTCGCCGAGTACGTGCAGACGCTGGAGGAGGCACGGGACACCGCCGAACTTCCGGAGGCGTCGGGCGAGGCGATCGCCCGTGAGTTCGAGCGGTATCTGCGTCGCCGGGACGTCAGCCCGCCGGGCGGCCACGCCACGGCGGACGGCGGGGACGGCGGCTCGTACCTGCGGGACGGTCAAAGCGGCAGGACCCGACCGCCGAAGCCGCCCCGGCCCGGTGCGGCCGAAGGCGACGACGGGGACGGCGACACATCCGAGGACTGA